From Microbacterium sp. LWH11-1.2, one genomic window encodes:
- a CDS encoding thioesterase family protein, with amino-acid sequence MTSVETPLVTPAYFEPIDPITFRATSGVQGAWNTAEQHIAPALGLLTHVLETDHRARHGSPLSLARISFDILGTLAIDAVETRTHVIRRGRTIELSEAVLSQDGRAAVIARGWFLADSDTEDVSASALSPIPSRADMAPWDASEIWPGEYVTTVDVRRDEERPGRARFWMRPKISLIAGTAVSTTARMLGLVDIANGVTPLIAPTVMAFPNVDLTAHLFRAPVSDWIGFDTTVSFGPRGHGLTHTVLHDDVGPIGTVQQSLTLRVNSL; translated from the coding sequence ATGACCTCCGTCGAAACCCCCCTCGTGACTCCGGCCTACTTCGAGCCGATCGATCCGATCACCTTCCGCGCGACCTCCGGGGTGCAGGGCGCATGGAACACCGCGGAGCAGCACATCGCTCCCGCACTGGGGCTGCTCACCCATGTCCTCGAGACCGACCACCGCGCGCGTCATGGCTCCCCCCTCTCGCTCGCTCGCATCTCCTTCGACATCCTCGGCACGCTGGCCATCGACGCGGTCGAGACGCGGACGCACGTCATCCGTCGCGGGCGCACGATCGAACTGTCCGAGGCGGTGCTCAGCCAGGACGGCCGCGCGGCCGTCATCGCCCGCGGCTGGTTCCTCGCGGACTCCGACACCGAGGACGTGTCGGCATCCGCCCTGTCGCCGATCCCCTCCCGCGCGGACATGGCGCCGTGGGATGCGTCCGAGATCTGGCCGGGAGAGTATGTCACGACCGTCGACGTCCGGCGGGATGAGGAACGGCCGGGGCGCGCCCGATTCTGGATGCGGCCGAAGATCTCCCTGATCGCCGGCACGGCGGTCAGCACCACCGCGCGGATGCTGGGACTGGTCGACATCGCGAACGGCGTCACCCCGCTGATCGCACCGACCGTGATGGCGTTCCCGAACGTCGACCTCACCGCTCATCTGTTCCGCGCCCCGGTGAGCGACTGGATCGGCTTCGACACCACCGTCAGCTTCGGGCCCCGCGGTCACGGTCTCACGCATACCGTGCTGCACGACGACGTCGGGCCGATCGGCACGGTCCAGCAGTCGCTCACGCTGCGCGTGAATTCCCTCTGA
- a CDS encoding LysE family translocator produces the protein MSFAALLAFWGVSALFVITPGADWAYAITAGLNRRVLPAVVGLLTGHLVATLIVAAGVGAIVMSIPGALTVLTIVGSLYLIWLGISTLRHPSVVRPSDDAASGSAWRWWLKGFGVSGLNPKVFLLFLAVLPPFTDADAPWPLAVQITVLGLVHIVSCAAMYLAVGYGANRILHSRPTAARVVSRVSGVAMIAIGLFLVIERLLHP, from the coding sequence ATGAGTTTCGCCGCACTGCTGGCCTTCTGGGGCGTCTCCGCACTCTTCGTCATCACCCCCGGAGCGGACTGGGCCTACGCCATCACCGCGGGGCTGAACCGCCGGGTGCTGCCCGCCGTTGTCGGGCTGCTCACCGGCCACCTCGTCGCCACCCTGATCGTGGCCGCCGGTGTCGGCGCGATCGTGATGAGCATTCCGGGCGCCCTGACCGTGCTCACGATCGTCGGCTCCCTCTATCTCATCTGGCTCGGCATCAGCACCCTGCGGCATCCCTCCGTCGTGCGTCCCAGCGACGATGCGGCTTCCGGCTCGGCCTGGCGCTGGTGGCTCAAGGGCTTCGGTGTGAGCGGGTTGAACCCGAAGGTTTTCCTGCTCTTCCTGGCGGTGCTCCCGCCGTTCACCGACGCCGATGCTCCCTGGCCCCTGGCGGTGCAGATCACCGTCCTCGGGTTAGTCCACATCGTGAGCTGCGCGGCGATGTACCTGGCGGTCGGGTACGGTGCGAATCGGATACTTCACTCCCGGCCCACCGCAGCGCGTGTCGTCAGTCGGGTGTCCGGCGTCGCCATGATAGCCATCGGTCTGTTCCTCGTCATCGAGAGGCTCCTCCACCCATGA
- a CDS encoding Lrp/AsnC family transcriptional regulator codes for MDAIDRKILSELQRDGRQTLTELAERVQLTMSPCHRRLRELERDGVIVGYRADVDPASVGFGFQSLVFVTMRESTRDVIATFEEAVAAIPYILDADRLFGEPDYLLRVVARDLDHFQQIYDERLSALPGVQRLNTTMVMRSVVDDRSLPLDG; via the coding sequence ATGGATGCCATCGATAGGAAGATTCTTTCCGAACTCCAGCGTGACGGCCGGCAGACCCTCACCGAACTCGCCGAGCGCGTGCAGCTGACGATGTCTCCCTGTCATCGTCGGCTGCGCGAACTCGAGCGCGACGGCGTGATCGTCGGCTACCGTGCCGACGTGGACCCGGCGTCGGTCGGTTTCGGCTTCCAGTCGCTCGTGTTCGTCACCATGCGGGAGTCCACCCGAGACGTCATCGCCACGTTCGAAGAAGCCGTTGCGGCGATCCCGTACATCCTCGATGCCGACAGGCTGTTCGGAGAGCCGGACTATCTCCTTCGCGTCGTCGCGCGGGATCTCGACCACTTCCAGCAGATCTACGACGAGCGGCTGAGCGCGCTTCCCGGGGTGCAGCGGCTGAACACGACAATGGTGATGCGCTCGGTCGTCGACGACCGCTCGCTCCCGCTGGACGGCTGA
- a CDS encoding Asp23/Gls24 family envelope stress response protein produces MANQDQNTAAPAEKPATSASRVDRSSSFSTSRIPADADAAGKTVIADGVVAKVAGIAAREVPGVFALGGGGARAFGAIRDVINATDLAQGVKVEVGETQAAADLTIVVEYPAPIQEVASNVRAAVAGAISRLVGLEVVEVNVEVNDVHVPGTDNQENEESRVS; encoded by the coding sequence ATGGCAAACCAGGACCAGAACACCGCCGCCCCCGCCGAGAAGCCCGCCACCTCCGCCTCACGCGTGGATCGGTCCTCGAGCTTCTCGACGTCCCGGATCCCCGCCGACGCGGATGCCGCAGGAAAGACGGTCATCGCCGACGGCGTGGTCGCCAAGGTCGCCGGCATCGCCGCTCGTGAGGTCCCCGGCGTGTTCGCGCTCGGTGGCGGCGGAGCGCGCGCCTTCGGTGCGATCCGCGACGTGATCAACGCGACCGACCTCGCCCAGGGCGTCAAGGTCGAGGTCGGCGAGACACAGGCCGCCGCAGACCTGACCATCGTCGTCGAGTACCCCGCCCCGATCCAGGAGGTCGCGAGCAACGTGCGGGCCGCCGTCGCCGGCGCCATCAGCCGACTCGTCGGCCTCGAGGTCGTCGAGGTCAACGTCGAGGTCAACGACGTGCACGTGCCCGGAACCGACAACCAGGAGAACGAGGAGTCGCGAGTCTCATGA
- a CDS encoding DUF2273 domain-containing protein — translation MSPTVTGALIGALLALAALLFGFWGFLLMALFAGIGAIVGRIASGKIDVRGLADAFTGRRTS, via the coding sequence ATGAGTCCCACCGTCACCGGCGCCCTGATCGGCGCTCTCCTCGCTCTCGCGGCGCTGCTGTTCGGGTTCTGGGGATTCCTCCTCATGGCCCTGTTCGCCGGCATCGGTGCGATCGTCGGCCGGATCGCCTCCGGCAAGATCGACGTCCGCGGACTCGCGGACGCCTTCACAGGGCGGCGCACCTCCTGA
- a CDS encoding DNA/RNA endonuclease G: MSTPVLRRVVRRETHSPRTVATFVAVILLILALAYIGLEIVLSLAAQPALLLGPAAAGGWLVGLPTAQPAGAVVAGSVILALIGVVFVWLAVAPGRLSKHTIDAGDRAVVVDNGVIASALAQHLSEETGLARENITVGVGHRSVDVTLRPGAGVPLEKSAVQSAAEAELQTYRLTRNVRTRIRIERPDEKEDSL, from the coding sequence ATGAGCACCCCGGTCCTGCGCCGCGTCGTCCGACGCGAGACGCACTCGCCGCGCACCGTCGCGACGTTCGTCGCCGTCATCCTGCTGATCCTGGCCCTCGCGTACATCGGGCTGGAGATCGTGCTGAGCCTCGCTGCCCAGCCCGCGCTCCTCCTCGGTCCCGCCGCCGCGGGCGGATGGCTGGTCGGACTTCCGACCGCTCAGCCCGCCGGAGCGGTGGTCGCGGGCAGCGTGATCCTCGCCCTCATCGGCGTGGTCTTCGTGTGGCTCGCCGTCGCCCCCGGGCGTCTGTCGAAGCACACCATCGACGCGGGCGACCGCGCGGTCGTCGTCGACAACGGCGTCATCGCGAGCGCCCTGGCTCAGCACCTGTCGGAGGAGACGGGCCTCGCTCGCGAGAACATCACCGTCGGCGTCGGCCACCGCAGCGTCGACGTGACCCTGCGCCCCGGCGCCGGCGTCCCGCTCGAGAAGAGCGCCGTGCAGTCGGCCGCCGAGGCGGAGCTGCAGACATACCGGCTGACCAGGAACGTTCGCACGCGGATCCGCATCGAGCGTCCGGACGAGAAGGAGGACTCGCTGTGA
- a CDS encoding CsbD family protein, with protein sequence MGLDDKIKNAAQDIAGKAKEAIGNATDNDKLVAEGKADQAKSDVKQAGENIKDAFKK encoded by the coding sequence ATGGGACTCGATGACAAGATCAAGAACGCCGCTCAGGACATCGCCGGCAAGGCGAAGGAGGCGATCGGCAACGCGACCGACAACGACAAGCTCGTCGCCGAGGGCAAGGCCGACCAGGCCAAGTCCGACGTCAAGCAGGCCGGCGAGAACATCAAGGACGCCTTCAAGAAGTGA
- a CDS encoding X2-like carbohydrate binding domain-containing protein, which translates to MIHNDRPTTRLRWPAVLAAATLALGLGTASAQAAETPAASAPSAASAATTVAATTSTDEPLGSRPYMGWSSYSMQVYAGNGQAWISADQIIAQSDAMHEKLQQHGYEYINIDAGWNGGVDENGRPVPSTTLYPDGLQAVIDHVHANGQKIGLYFIPGISAEVYEAELPIAGAPECTTGDVVKRPLQQADYWGIGHRIDFSTPCGQAYIDSIAGMLGEWGIDFVKFDSVTPGSGIGDLSIDARDDVAAWSQALERNDIWFELSWALDIRYADYWKEHANGWRVDWDVECYCENDALTTWDNISRLFPKAAEWWRHAGPGTGWNDFDSLNVGNGSMDGLTKDERRTAATFWAVGAAPMYVGNDMTNLDEYGLELLTNDEVIAVNQAGRPAHPVSTATQRQTWYAVNSDGSVTVAVFNLGRTDADITIPFADIGIDGSAKIRDLWRKKNLGSATGEFVAEDVPIHGTRLFTFTPAKKSTITLNDDDARLLYDGDWGRNGGYEVPARSQALTVSVFDSAQGGEAPETGASNVVSVNNDGPGIVYGGTWSRSAGRGMGDYQDDVQYSEADGSSFEYSFVGTGIDWVTETHSSQGEADVYLDGQLVDTVDTFLAEGRGVQQVVYSVRDLPNGSHTLRVVKKSGQFMLLDKLDVIQEGVLDVDHVAFDRAEPADAVVTLGRDPGELLGVFRDGTALVAGADYTVDGREVAIGAALMGSFADGDTALEFRFRGDLRDDVHWSSVDGASVSLGFTGSKVTLTGAIGPDQGTAEVYIDGELVDTIDLHGDARLTRQELFTSGDLRKGEHTIKIVKTSGDVLTIDGLSYVTR; encoded by the coding sequence ATGATCCACAACGATCGCCCGACCACGAGGCTGCGATGGCCGGCCGTTCTGGCCGCCGCCACCCTGGCGCTCGGCCTGGGCACGGCCTCGGCTCAGGCCGCCGAAACTCCGGCGGCATCCGCACCGTCCGCGGCGTCCGCCGCCACGACGGTCGCCGCCACCACGTCGACTGACGAGCCACTGGGCTCGCGGCCGTACATGGGCTGGAGCAGCTACAGCATGCAGGTCTACGCCGGGAACGGCCAGGCCTGGATCAGCGCCGACCAGATCATCGCGCAGTCCGACGCCATGCACGAGAAGCTGCAGCAGCACGGGTACGAGTACATCAACATCGACGCCGGCTGGAACGGCGGTGTGGATGAGAACGGCCGCCCGGTACCGAGCACGACTCTCTATCCCGATGGTCTGCAGGCCGTCATCGACCACGTCCACGCCAACGGCCAGAAGATCGGGCTGTACTTCATCCCTGGCATCTCGGCCGAGGTGTACGAGGCGGAGCTGCCGATCGCCGGCGCCCCCGAGTGCACGACCGGCGACGTCGTGAAGCGCCCCCTCCAGCAGGCCGACTACTGGGGCATCGGGCATCGCATCGACTTCTCGACCCCTTGCGGACAGGCCTACATCGACTCGATCGCCGGCATGCTCGGCGAATGGGGCATCGACTTCGTCAAGTTCGACAGCGTCACCCCGGGCTCCGGGATCGGCGACCTGTCGATCGACGCCCGTGACGACGTCGCGGCCTGGTCGCAGGCGCTCGAGCGCAACGACATCTGGTTCGAACTCTCGTGGGCCCTCGACATCCGCTACGCCGACTACTGGAAGGAGCATGCGAACGGTTGGCGCGTCGACTGGGACGTCGAGTGCTACTGCGAGAACGACGCGCTCACCACGTGGGACAACATCTCGCGCCTGTTCCCGAAGGCCGCCGAGTGGTGGCGGCACGCCGGCCCCGGCACGGGATGGAACGACTTCGACTCGCTCAACGTCGGCAACGGCTCGATGGACGGCCTGACCAAGGACGAGCGCCGCACCGCTGCGACGTTCTGGGCCGTGGGAGCTGCGCCGATGTATGTCGGCAACGACATGACGAACCTCGACGAGTACGGACTGGAGCTGCTGACCAACGACGAGGTCATCGCGGTGAACCAGGCGGGGCGTCCCGCACACCCGGTCTCGACGGCGACGCAGCGACAGACCTGGTACGCGGTGAATTCCGACGGATCGGTGACCGTGGCCGTGTTCAACCTCGGTCGCACCGACGCAGACATCACGATCCCGTTCGCCGACATCGGCATCGACGGCTCTGCGAAGATCCGCGATCTGTGGCGCAAGAAGAACCTCGGCAGCGCAACCGGCGAGTTCGTCGCCGAGGACGTGCCGATCCACGGCACGCGCCTGTTCACCTTCACGCCCGCGAAGAAGAGCACGATCACCCTCAACGACGACGACGCGCGGCTGCTCTACGACGGCGATTGGGGCCGCAACGGCGGCTATGAGGTCCCGGCACGTTCGCAGGCGCTGACGGTGTCGGTCTTCGACTCCGCGCAGGGCGGCGAGGCACCCGAGACCGGCGCATCGAACGTGGTCAGCGTCAACAACGACGGCCCGGGCATCGTGTACGGCGGCACCTGGAGCCGAAGCGCCGGTCGGGGCATGGGCGACTACCAGGACGACGTGCAGTACAGCGAGGCCGACGGATCGTCGTTCGAGTACTCCTTCGTCGGCACCGGCATCGACTGGGTGACCGAGACTCACTCCTCGCAGGGTGAGGCGGATGTCTATCTCGACGGCCAGCTCGTCGACACGGTCGACACGTTCCTGGCCGAAGGTCGCGGCGTGCAGCAGGTCGTCTACAGCGTGCGCGATCTGCCGAACGGCAGTCACACTCTCCGGGTGGTGAAGAAGTCCGGACAGTTCATGCTTCTCGACAAGCTCGACGTCATCCAGGAGGGCGTGCTCGACGTCGACCACGTGGCGTTCGACCGCGCGGAGCCGGCGGATGCCGTGGTGACACTTGGGCGCGACCCGGGCGAGCTGCTCGGTGTGTTCCGAGACGGCACCGCCCTCGTGGCGGGAGCCGACTACACGGTCGACGGCCGCGAGGTGGCCATCGGTGCCGCACTGATGGGTTCGTTCGCCGACGGCGACACGGCGTTGGAGTTCCGCTTCCGCGGCGATCTCCGCGACGACGTGCACTGGTCGAGCGTCGACGGCGCGTCCGTCTCGCTCGGCTTCACCGGTTCGAAGGTCACGCTCACGGGTGCGATCGGACCCGACCAGGGCACCGCCGAGGTCTACATCGACGGCGAGCTGGTCGACACGATCGATCTGCACGGCGATGCGCGGCTCACCCGTCAGGAGCTGTTCACGAGCGGCGACCTGCGCAAGGGCGAGCACACGATCAAGATCGTCAAGACGTCGGGTGACGTCCTGACGATCGACGGACTGTCGTACGTGACCCGCTGA
- a CDS encoding glycoside hydrolase N-terminal domain-containing protein encodes MPLPTPESRFRPAGTLRLAWNRPASNWNEATPLGNGRIGAMLFGGASGRYALNDATVWSGTPDGPADALRDVLAAGAGPERLSRVRAALDEGRTREAEDLLMAFEGPYSQEFLPLADLDVHIDGAEAVAPARVLDLDEAAVTETLTIPGGTVRRRSWISAPARALIIEITADAAFTASVSLRTPLRDAGSAVLPDLSGITLDIVAPIDGAPLHETAVEPPLTYAGDDSEAFDAFAAVAVAWSTDGLAERTPEGVTLRGARRLLIALSTSSRAASWWAGEDEEGRSVSRETIRNHAGEQADAAVHRGASALFEEHVADRRRATPARFAIGGRREGTWDVDRDILRGPDLPLKATVIAEFGAYLLASCSRSGGPAANLQGIWNDELQPAWSSNYTININTEMNYWAAPVLGMDDAFEPLLGMVEKLARNGADVARDLYGARGWVGHHNSDLWGWALPVGGGHGAPSWAIWMMGGVWLTHSLWDAYEFGGDRELLRTRIWPLLRGAAEFGLDWLVPDADGRLRTSPSTSPENSFFAADGEGTAIGLTSASDLLLLQSLFERARTAIDVLQIDDAALHAELDEALAHLAPVIVRADGRIGEWSEDVVEVEPLHRHMTPLIGIHPLDVTTRERTPELFDAGIRLLDARGPGAMGWSWAWKIALRARMRDGETAASLLDEALTAFDGDAMRHGPVDGSEWGGLLPNLFSTHPPFQIDANLGFPASIAELLVQSHGGVVRLLPALPSDWREGDVQGIRARTGLEVDLAWSDGRLSEAQVRNRLDEDRDVVIEHDGVRLSPTIAAGGVFDVPVRDVADAVVGGSADAR; translated from the coding sequence ATGCCGCTCCCCACTCCCGAGTCCCGTTTTCGTCCCGCAGGAACGCTGCGCCTGGCGTGGAATCGCCCCGCATCGAACTGGAACGAGGCCACGCCGCTGGGCAACGGCCGCATCGGCGCGATGCTGTTCGGCGGCGCGTCCGGCCGCTATGCGCTCAACGACGCGACCGTGTGGTCGGGCACGCCCGACGGGCCTGCCGACGCCCTGCGCGATGTGCTCGCTGCCGGGGCAGGCCCCGAGCGTCTCTCCCGCGTCCGCGCCGCTCTCGACGAGGGCCGCACCCGCGAGGCCGAGGACCTGCTCATGGCCTTCGAAGGCCCGTACTCGCAGGAGTTCCTGCCGCTCGCCGACCTCGACGTGCACATCGACGGCGCCGAGGCTGTCGCGCCTGCCCGCGTGCTCGACCTCGATGAGGCGGCGGTCACCGAGACGCTCACGATCCCCGGCGGCACCGTGCGCCGACGGTCCTGGATCTCGGCCCCCGCTCGGGCCCTGATCATCGAGATCACCGCGGATGCCGCGTTCACGGCATCCGTCTCCCTGCGGACGCCCCTGCGCGACGCGGGCTCGGCGGTTCTGCCGGACCTGAGCGGGATCACCCTCGACATCGTGGCGCCGATCGACGGCGCCCCGCTGCACGAGACGGCGGTCGAACCGCCCCTGACCTACGCCGGCGACGACTCCGAGGCGTTCGACGCCTTCGCGGCCGTCGCCGTCGCCTGGAGCACCGATGGACTCGCGGAGCGGACGCCCGAGGGCGTCACCCTCCGTGGAGCCCGCCGGCTGCTGATCGCCCTCTCCACATCGTCCCGCGCCGCGTCGTGGTGGGCCGGCGAGGACGAGGAGGGGCGGAGCGTCTCGCGTGAGACGATCCGGAACCATGCCGGGGAACAGGCGGATGCCGCGGTCCACCGCGGCGCGTCGGCGCTGTTCGAGGAGCACGTGGCCGATCGACGGCGCGCGACTCCGGCGAGGTTCGCGATCGGCGGCCGGCGGGAAGGCACGTGGGACGTCGACCGAGACATCCTGCGCGGACCCGACCTGCCGCTGAAGGCCACCGTGATCGCGGAGTTCGGCGCCTACCTGCTCGCCTCCTGCTCGCGGAGCGGAGGCCCGGCGGCGAACCTGCAGGGCATCTGGAACGACGAGCTCCAGCCGGCCTGGTCGTCGAACTACACCATCAACATCAACACCGAGATGAACTACTGGGCCGCCCCTGTGCTCGGCATGGACGACGCGTTCGAGCCGCTGCTCGGCATGGTCGAGAAGCTCGCCCGCAACGGCGCCGACGTCGCCCGCGACCTGTACGGCGCCCGCGGATGGGTCGGGCATCACAACTCCGACCTGTGGGGCTGGGCACTGCCGGTCGGCGGGGGCCACGGTGCACCGAGCTGGGCGATCTGGATGATGGGCGGCGTCTGGCTCACGCACAGCCTGTGGGACGCGTACGAGTTCGGCGGCGACCGCGAACTGCTGCGCACCCGCATCTGGCCGCTGCTGCGCGGTGCCGCCGAGTTCGGTCTCGACTGGCTCGTGCCGGATGCCGACGGTCGACTGCGCACGTCGCCGTCGACCTCCCCGGAGAACTCCTTCTTCGCCGCCGACGGCGAGGGGACCGCGATCGGTCTCACGTCGGCATCCGATCTCCTGCTCCTGCAGAGCCTCTTCGAACGCGCACGGACGGCGATCGACGTGCTGCAGATCGACGACGCCGCGCTGCACGCCGAGCTCGACGAGGCGCTCGCGCACCTCGCGCCGGTGATCGTCCGCGCCGACGGCCGGATCGGCGAATGGTCGGAGGATGTCGTCGAGGTCGAACCGCTCCACCGCCACATGACGCCGCTCATCGGCATCCACCCGCTCGATGTGACCACGCGCGAGCGCACGCCCGAGCTCTTCGATGCCGGCATCCGCCTGCTCGACGCCCGCGGTCCCGGCGCGATGGGCTGGTCCTGGGCGTGGAAGATCGCGCTGCGCGCGCGGATGCGCGACGGCGAGACCGCGGCGTCGCTGCTGGACGAGGCCCTCACGGCGTTCGACGGCGATGCCATGCGGCACGGCCCGGTCGACGGCTCGGAGTGGGGCGGACTGCTGCCGAACCTGTTCAGCACGCATCCGCCGTTCCAGATCGATGCGAACCTCGGGTTCCCCGCGTCGATCGCCGAGCTGCTGGTGCAGAGCCATGGCGGCGTCGTGCGGCTGCTGCCCGCGCTCCCGTCGGACTGGCGCGAGGGCGACGTGCAGGGCATCCGGGCGCGCACCGGCCTCGAGGTCGACCTGGCGTGGAGCGACGGGCGGTTGAGCGAGGCGCAGGTGCGCAACCGGCTCGACGAAGACCGCGACGTGGTCATCGAGCACGACGGCGTGCGACTGTCGCCGACCATCGCCGCGGGAGGGGTGTTCGACGTGCCGGTGCGCGACGTCGCCGACGCCGTGGTGGGAGGATCCGCCGATGCGCGGTGA
- a CDS encoding acetylxylan esterase, with amino-acid sequence MRGETTTVDMPTTQTEPSDFDDFWAETLAETRRFPLDVTIEPRETRLTVIDVFEVTFRGFGGTRIRAWLRVPHGATEPLPGLVQLFGYGNGRGHALRDLRWAAAGYAHLVVDARGQGHGDTDDDHPEGGPSAGGFLTRGLRSPREYYYRRVYADAVRAVEALRSLEAVDATRVGVVGASQGGGIALAIAGLVPDLAVAIIQAPFLCELNRAADLSAEEPYALLTQYFADRRLDTATALDTLRYFDGVNHAKRATAPAILSTGLRDGITPPASVLPAFTAYAGEKQIVLWPYNGHEAGGDLDEENALEFAATHLAPGGSSSARRA; translated from the coding sequence ATGCGCGGTGAGACGACGACCGTCGACATGCCGACGACCCAGACCGAGCCGAGCGACTTCGATGACTTCTGGGCAGAGACGCTCGCCGAGACCCGGCGCTTCCCGCTCGACGTCACGATCGAGCCGCGCGAGACCCGGCTGACGGTGATCGACGTCTTCGAGGTGACGTTCCGCGGATTCGGCGGCACGCGCATCCGCGCCTGGCTCCGCGTGCCGCACGGTGCGACGGAACCGCTGCCGGGACTCGTGCAGCTCTTCGGCTACGGCAACGGACGAGGTCACGCGCTGCGCGATCTGCGCTGGGCCGCCGCCGGATACGCCCACCTGGTGGTGGACGCGCGAGGCCAGGGGCACGGAGACACCGACGACGATCACCCCGAGGGCGGACCGTCCGCCGGCGGCTTCCTCACCCGGGGTCTGCGCTCGCCGCGGGAGTACTACTACCGACGGGTCTACGCCGACGCCGTCCGTGCCGTCGAGGCCCTGCGATCGTTGGAGGCGGTCGACGCCACGCGCGTCGGCGTCGTCGGGGCGAGCCAGGGCGGCGGCATCGCCCTCGCGATCGCGGGGCTGGTGCCGGATCTCGCGGTCGCGATCATCCAGGCGCCCTTCCTGTGCGAACTCAACCGCGCGGCCGACCTGAGCGCCGAGGAGCCGTATGCGCTCCTCACGCAGTACTTCGCCGACCGGCGCCTCGACACCGCGACGGCCCTCGACACCCTGCGCTACTTCGACGGGGTCAACCACGCCAAGCGCGCGACCGCTCCCGCGATCCTCAGCACCGGTCTGCGCGACGGCATCACGCCCCCGGCATCCGTCCTCCCCGCGTTCACGGCGTACGCCGGCGAGAAGCAGATCGTGCTCTGGCCCTACAACGGGCATGAGGCCGGCGGCGACCTCGACGAGGAGAACGCACTGGAGTTCGCGGCGACGCACCTGGCACCCGGGGGCTCGTCCTCCGCACGGCGGGCCTGA
- a CDS encoding ROK family transcriptional regulator, which yields MDHDTAARTSLIRSASDAGSKVFATILTRSPISRIDIARHTGLSQAAVTKAVSPLVAAGLVDAPPAAHRDGNPGRPVAPVSIVSEAMIMLGVKVNVDEIIAVATDLGTAVLAVERRRLPQHDPDAVLEAILDVVGVLEAALGDRSAAIAGLGVSVSGDVDTQAGVVRESAIMGWRDEPFGARLQERLGRPVTLENDVHALTVGEHWFGVGLGTASFAIVTIGRGIGSGLHLNGQVVTGAYGVAGEIGHLPLADPQRICPCGRQGCVEAVASTAAIEAAVSAAHGRPVAIDEAVRLAHDGDRAAEAAFQEASAIIGTAIATLVNLTGPELVIIGGEGVSNFDLYDATLRSAFEAHAFGAAARCRIVVRPHTFEDWARGAAAAAIQSLVL from the coding sequence ATGGACCACGACACCGCCGCACGCACCTCCCTGATACGCTCCGCCTCGGATGCCGGGTCGAAGGTGTTCGCGACGATCCTCACGCGCAGCCCGATCAGCCGCATCGACATCGCGCGGCACACCGGGCTCTCGCAGGCCGCCGTGACCAAGGCGGTCTCGCCGCTCGTCGCCGCCGGCCTTGTCGACGCGCCCCCGGCCGCGCACCGCGACGGGAATCCCGGACGCCCGGTCGCCCCCGTCTCGATCGTCTCCGAGGCGATGATCATGCTCGGCGTGAAGGTGAACGTCGACGAGATCATCGCCGTCGCGACCGACCTCGGCACCGCCGTGCTGGCGGTCGAGCGCCGGCGGCTCCCGCAGCACGATCCGGATGCCGTGCTCGAGGCGATCCTCGACGTCGTCGGCGTGCTCGAAGCCGCCCTCGGCGATCGCTCCGCCGCGATCGCCGGTCTCGGCGTCTCGGTCTCCGGCGATGTCGACACCCAGGCCGGAGTCGTGCGCGAATCGGCGATCATGGGCTGGCGGGACGAGCCGTTCGGCGCACGTCTGCAGGAGCGGCTCGGCAGGCCTGTGACCCTCGAGAACGACGTGCACGCGTTGACAGTCGGCGAGCACTGGTTCGGGGTCGGCCTCGGCACGGCGTCGTTCGCGATCGTCACGATCGGGCGCGGCATCGGCAGCGGTCTGCACCTGAACGGTCAGGTCGTCACGGGTGCGTACGGCGTCGCTGGCGAGATCGGCCATCTCCCGCTCGCCGACCCGCAGCGGATCTGCCCGTGCGGACGACAGGGCTGCGTCGAGGCCGTCGCATCGACCGCCGCGATCGAGGCCGCGGTGTCGGCCGCGCACGGTCGGCCGGTTGCGATCGACGAAGCCGTGCGACTCGCGCACGACGGCGATCGGGCTGCGGAGGCCGCGTTCCAGGAGGCCTCTGCCATCATCGGCACGGCCATCGCGACGCTGGTCAACCTCACCGGACCCGAGCTGGTCATCATCGGCGGCGAGGGTGTGTCGAACTTCGACCTCTACGACGCGACGCTGCGCAGCGCCTTCGAAGCGCATGCCTTCGGCGCGGCCGCGCGTTGCCGCATCGTGGTGCGCCCGCACACCTTCGAGGACTGGGCCCGCGGCGCTGCCGCGGCCGCGATCCAGTCCCTCGTGCTCTGA